A region from the Ciconia boyciana chromosome 1, ASM3463844v1, whole genome shotgun sequence genome encodes:
- the PROSER1 gene encoding proline and serine-rich protein 1 isoform X1 — MDKKSFETVLDEIRKAVLTEYKLKAIEYVHGYFSSEQVVELLRYFSWAEPQLKAIKALQHKIVAVPASKMVNILNCFTFSKDKLIALEILASNIVDAQNYRLIEDLFRINMSEKKRCRRILEQASKTGCKAPHAMISSCGMIPGNPYPKGKPSRINGIFPGTPIKKDTEECTNEGKGIAARILGPSKPAPSTYNPHKPVPYPIPPCRPHATIAPSAYNNAGLVPMANVIAPGLAAPPPYTANQVVSENEDLSSQAKPSQNQAFSAQANQLFTPHGSNPSTPAATPVPTPSPVKAISHPLAPATPLISGMNMSTPVLPVFPGQVSSSIHTSQPSTPTPTVIKSLSLPGVPVTSVHSATSTPIPAVFSGLASIPTATPAPQGSSTPCATPAPSEAFASATAPFAGLPFSATSSIASANNPTPLSSVFAGLPLSLPPNAQGISSPVPSTIANSPATTIPGSLSLPNPILSVLKGFLTSNDTSLINSSALPSAMTSELASLSALANQSSDPPTSSVNKCYTSSSTPTPQRSSTPGLAIFPGLPSPSVANSSSTPPTLPAQSPLTTSPSIMPVNCGSSASLLHGTSPTNPDQQLSSAPAATSIPVLVKTEPMSPTLSAFKGPSHSAGPSHGTIGLSALGRAYTSAASVPVSLPSSLNPALSGLSSLSAPLNNSSSLASISLAPHGSSASIAPVFNGLPPFTSLTSNFAFTGNPALTPPVTLPGSLLATPSTTASAVSAPHVSSTAAVLSGLAASATVSAPPFSLNLSSAVPSLFSVAQGPLGSSNPSFPGFPVSNTPSVTPALPSFPGLQASSAVAAVAPLPAAATAPSPAPVLPGFASAFSSNFNSALVAQAGLTSGLQTPGNAVFPGLLSLPGIPGFPQSATQSSLQELQHSAAAQSALLQAHSASALENYTAQPEGFANYPSTPGTPFSLQTSLPQSGWQ, encoded by the exons GTTGTTGAGTTACTGAGATACTTTTCCTGGGCTGAACCACAGCTCAAGGCAATAAAGGCTTTACAACAT AAAATAGTGGCAGTTCCAGCATCAAAAATGGTTAATATTCTCAACTGCTTCACGTTCAGCAAAGATAAACTTATTGCCCTTGAAATCTTAGCTTC CAACATTGTTGATGCTCAGAATTATCGCCTTATTGAAGATCTGTTCAGGATTAATatgtcagagaagaaaagatgcagaagaatTCTTGAACAG GCTTCAAAAACGGGTTGTAAGGCTCCTCATGCTATGATATCATCCTGTGGCATGATTCCTGGCAACCCTTATCCCAAGGGCAAACCAAGCCGCATAAATGGAATTTTCCCA ggAACCCCTATCAAAAAGGACACAGAAGAATGTACTAATGAAGGAAAGGGAATAGCAGCCCGTATACTTGGACCATCCAAACCA GCTCCATCAACCTACAATCCACACAAACCAGTTCCAtaccccatcccaccatgtcGGCCACATGCAACTATTGCACCAA GTGCTTACAACAATGCTGGCTTAGTTCCAATGGCTAATGTCATAGCTCCAGGCTTAGCAGCTCCTCCGCCATACACTGCTAATCAAGTGGTATCAG AAAATGAGGACCTTTCCAGCCAGGCAAAACCTTCCCAAAATCAAG ctttttctgCACAAGCGAATCAGCTCTTTACTCCTCATGGTTCTAATCCTTCAACACCTGCTGCTACTCCAGTCCCTACCCCATCACCTGTCAAGGCAATAAGCCATCCATTAGCACCTGCAACTCCACTCATATCTGGGATGAACATGTCTACCCCTGTCCTTCCTGTTTTCCCAGGACAGGTCTCCTCTTCCATCCATACATCTCAGCCATCCACCCCAACCCCTACTGTCATCAAATCCCTTTCATTGCCTGGTGTTCCTGTCACATCTGTTCACAGTGCAACCTCTACCCCTATCCCTGCAGTTTTTTCTGGGCTGGCTTCTATACCCACTGCTACGCCAGCTCCGCAAGGTTCTTCCACGCCATGTGCCACACCTGCACCTAGTGAAGCTTTCGCATCTGCTACTGCACCATTTGCTGGCCTCCCGTTCTCTGCAACCTCTTCAATTGCTTCCGCTAATAATCCCACTCCATTGTCATCAGTTTTCGCTGGCCTCCCTTTGTCCTTGCCTCCCAACGCCCAAGGGATTTCTAGTCCTGTTCCATCTACAATTGCTAATTCTCCTGCCACTACCATTCCTGGTTCGCTTAGCTTACCTAACCCAATTTTGTCTGTCTTAAAGGGATTTCTGACATCAAATGACACTTCATTAATCAATTCATCTGCTTTACCTTCTGCTATGACAAGTGAGCTTGCTTCTTTATCTGCTCTTGCTAATCAAAGCTCTGACCCTCCCACTTCCTCTGTCAACAAATGTTATACTTCATcatccacccccaccccacagcgTTCCTCCACACCTGGGCTGGCCATTTTTCCAGGTCTTCCATCCCCATCTGTGGCCAATTCTAGTTCCACTCCTCCAACATTGCCTGCACAGTCACCTTTAACCACTTCACCATCAATTATGCCAGTCAACTGTGGCTCATCAGCCTCCCTCTTGCATGGCACAAGCCCTACTAATCCTGATCAGCAGCTCTCATCAGCCCCAGCTGCCACAAGTATCCCAGTTCTGGTCAAAACAGAACCCATGAGTCCTACCCTCTCGGCCTTCAAAGGTCCTTCTCATTCAGCTGGCCCTTCTCATGGCACTATAGGACTGTCGGCGCTTGGGCGTGCATACACCTCAGCAGCTTCAGTGCCAGTCAGTTTACCCAGTTCCCTGAATCCAGCGCTATCAGGTCTCTCCTCTTTGAGTGCTCCTCTAAACAATTCCAGTTCTCTGGCCTCCATTTCCCTCGCCCCACATGGCTCCTCTGCTTCCATTGCCCCTGTGTTCAATGGACTTCCTCCTTTTACATCTCTAACCAGTAACTTTGCTTTTACTGGTAATCCAGCACTTACGCCACCTGTCACTCTCCCAGGGTCTTTGTTAGCTACTCCGTCTACAACCGCTTCAGCCGTGTCTGCCCCTCATGTGAGTTCCACCGCCGCCGTACTCTCAGGACTCGCCGCCTCAGCAACAGTCTCTGCTCCACCCTTCTCGCTTAACTTGTCCAGTGctgtcccttcccttttttctgttgCCCAGGGACCTCTGGGATCATCAAACCCATCCTTCCCTGGTTTTCCTGTCTCTAACACACCCTCTGTCActcctgctctcccttctttccctgGCCTCCAGGCATCTTCTGCAGTAGCAGCAGTTGCACCGTTGCCGGCAGCTGCCACAGCCCCATCTCCGGCTCCGGTCCTGCCAGGGTTTGCCTCGGCCTTTAGCTCAAACTTCAACTCTGCACTTGTTGCACAGGCTGG CTTGACTTCTGGACTACAGACACCGGGAAATGCAGTTTTTCCTGGTCTTTTATCTCTCCCTGGTATCCCTGGCTTTCCCCAAAGTGCCACACAGTCTTCCTTACAGGAATTGCAGCATAGTGCGGCTGCACAGTCAGCACTACTACAG gcacattctgcttctgctctggagAACTATACAGCTCAGCCTGAAGGTTTTGCTAACTATCCGTCAACACCAGGAACACCATTTTCATTGCAGACAAGTCTGCCCCAGAGTGGATGGCAATAA
- the PROSER1 gene encoding proline and serine-rich protein 1 isoform X2 — translation MDKKSFETVLDEIRKAVLTEYKLKAIEYVHGYFSSEQVVELLRYFSWAEPQLKAIKALQHKIVAVPASKMVNILNCFTFSKDKLIALEILASNIVDAQNYRLIEDLFRINMSEKKRCRRILEQASKTGCKAPHAMISSCGMIPGNPYPKGKPSRINGIFPGTPIKKDTEECTNEGKGIAARILGPSKPAPSTYNPHKPVPYPIPPCRPHATIAPSAYNNAGLVPMANVIAPGLAAPPPYTANQVVSENEDLSSQAKPSQNQAFSAQANQLFTPHGSNPSTPAATPVPTPSPVKAISHPLAPATPLISGMNMSTPVLPVFPGQVSSSIHTSQPSTPTPTVIKSLSLPGVPVTSVHSATSTPIPAVFSGLASIPTATPAPQGSSTPCATPAPSEAFASATAPFAGLPFSATSSIASANNPTPLSSVFAGLPLSLPPNAQGISSPVPSTIANSPATTIPGSLSLPNPILSVLKGFLTSNDTSLINSSALPSAMTSELASLSALANQSSDPPTSSVNKCYTSSSTPTPQRSSTPGLAIFPGLPSPSVANSSSTPPTLPAQSPLTTSPSIMPVNCGSSASLLHGTSPTNPDQQLSSAPAATSIPVLVKTEPMSPTLSAFKGPSHSAGPSHGTIGLSALGRAYTSAASVPVSLPSSLNPALSGLSSLSAPLNNSSSLASISLAPHGSSASIAPVFNGLPPFTSLTSNFAFTGNPALTPPVTLPGSLLATPSTTASAVSAPHVSSTAAVLSGLAASATVSAPPFSLNLSSAVPSLFSVAQGPLGSSNPSFPGFPVSNTPSVTPALPSFPGLQASSAVAAVAPLPAAATAPSPAPVLPGFASAFSSNFNSALVAQAGLTSGLQTPGNAVFPGLLSLPGIPGFPQSATQSSLQELQHSAAAQSALLQE, via the exons GTTGTTGAGTTACTGAGATACTTTTCCTGGGCTGAACCACAGCTCAAGGCAATAAAGGCTTTACAACAT AAAATAGTGGCAGTTCCAGCATCAAAAATGGTTAATATTCTCAACTGCTTCACGTTCAGCAAAGATAAACTTATTGCCCTTGAAATCTTAGCTTC CAACATTGTTGATGCTCAGAATTATCGCCTTATTGAAGATCTGTTCAGGATTAATatgtcagagaagaaaagatgcagaagaatTCTTGAACAG GCTTCAAAAACGGGTTGTAAGGCTCCTCATGCTATGATATCATCCTGTGGCATGATTCCTGGCAACCCTTATCCCAAGGGCAAACCAAGCCGCATAAATGGAATTTTCCCA ggAACCCCTATCAAAAAGGACACAGAAGAATGTACTAATGAAGGAAAGGGAATAGCAGCCCGTATACTTGGACCATCCAAACCA GCTCCATCAACCTACAATCCACACAAACCAGTTCCAtaccccatcccaccatgtcGGCCACATGCAACTATTGCACCAA GTGCTTACAACAATGCTGGCTTAGTTCCAATGGCTAATGTCATAGCTCCAGGCTTAGCAGCTCCTCCGCCATACACTGCTAATCAAGTGGTATCAG AAAATGAGGACCTTTCCAGCCAGGCAAAACCTTCCCAAAATCAAG ctttttctgCACAAGCGAATCAGCTCTTTACTCCTCATGGTTCTAATCCTTCAACACCTGCTGCTACTCCAGTCCCTACCCCATCACCTGTCAAGGCAATAAGCCATCCATTAGCACCTGCAACTCCACTCATATCTGGGATGAACATGTCTACCCCTGTCCTTCCTGTTTTCCCAGGACAGGTCTCCTCTTCCATCCATACATCTCAGCCATCCACCCCAACCCCTACTGTCATCAAATCCCTTTCATTGCCTGGTGTTCCTGTCACATCTGTTCACAGTGCAACCTCTACCCCTATCCCTGCAGTTTTTTCTGGGCTGGCTTCTATACCCACTGCTACGCCAGCTCCGCAAGGTTCTTCCACGCCATGTGCCACACCTGCACCTAGTGAAGCTTTCGCATCTGCTACTGCACCATTTGCTGGCCTCCCGTTCTCTGCAACCTCTTCAATTGCTTCCGCTAATAATCCCACTCCATTGTCATCAGTTTTCGCTGGCCTCCCTTTGTCCTTGCCTCCCAACGCCCAAGGGATTTCTAGTCCTGTTCCATCTACAATTGCTAATTCTCCTGCCACTACCATTCCTGGTTCGCTTAGCTTACCTAACCCAATTTTGTCTGTCTTAAAGGGATTTCTGACATCAAATGACACTTCATTAATCAATTCATCTGCTTTACCTTCTGCTATGACAAGTGAGCTTGCTTCTTTATCTGCTCTTGCTAATCAAAGCTCTGACCCTCCCACTTCCTCTGTCAACAAATGTTATACTTCATcatccacccccaccccacagcgTTCCTCCACACCTGGGCTGGCCATTTTTCCAGGTCTTCCATCCCCATCTGTGGCCAATTCTAGTTCCACTCCTCCAACATTGCCTGCACAGTCACCTTTAACCACTTCACCATCAATTATGCCAGTCAACTGTGGCTCATCAGCCTCCCTCTTGCATGGCACAAGCCCTACTAATCCTGATCAGCAGCTCTCATCAGCCCCAGCTGCCACAAGTATCCCAGTTCTGGTCAAAACAGAACCCATGAGTCCTACCCTCTCGGCCTTCAAAGGTCCTTCTCATTCAGCTGGCCCTTCTCATGGCACTATAGGACTGTCGGCGCTTGGGCGTGCATACACCTCAGCAGCTTCAGTGCCAGTCAGTTTACCCAGTTCCCTGAATCCAGCGCTATCAGGTCTCTCCTCTTTGAGTGCTCCTCTAAACAATTCCAGTTCTCTGGCCTCCATTTCCCTCGCCCCACATGGCTCCTCTGCTTCCATTGCCCCTGTGTTCAATGGACTTCCTCCTTTTACATCTCTAACCAGTAACTTTGCTTTTACTGGTAATCCAGCACTTACGCCACCTGTCACTCTCCCAGGGTCTTTGTTAGCTACTCCGTCTACAACCGCTTCAGCCGTGTCTGCCCCTCATGTGAGTTCCACCGCCGCCGTACTCTCAGGACTCGCCGCCTCAGCAACAGTCTCTGCTCCACCCTTCTCGCTTAACTTGTCCAGTGctgtcccttcccttttttctgttgCCCAGGGACCTCTGGGATCATCAAACCCATCCTTCCCTGGTTTTCCTGTCTCTAACACACCCTCTGTCActcctgctctcccttctttccctgGCCTCCAGGCATCTTCTGCAGTAGCAGCAGTTGCACCGTTGCCGGCAGCTGCCACAGCCCCATCTCCGGCTCCGGTCCTGCCAGGGTTTGCCTCGGCCTTTAGCTCAAACTTCAACTCTGCACTTGTTGCACAGGCTGG CTTGACTTCTGGACTACAGACACCGGGAAATGCAGTTTTTCCTGGTCTTTTATCTCTCCCTGGTATCCCTGGCTTTCCCCAAAGTGCCACACAGTCTTCCTTACAGGAATTGCAGCATAGTGCGGCTGCACAGTCAGCACTACTACAG gaaTAA
- the PROSER1 gene encoding proline and serine-rich protein 1 isoform X3 — protein sequence MISSCGMIPGNPYPKGKPSRINGIFPGTPIKKDTEECTNEGKGIAARILGPSKPAPSTYNPHKPVPYPIPPCRPHATIAPSAYNNAGLVPMANVIAPGLAAPPPYTANQVVSENEDLSSQAKPSQNQAFSAQANQLFTPHGSNPSTPAATPVPTPSPVKAISHPLAPATPLISGMNMSTPVLPVFPGQVSSSIHTSQPSTPTPTVIKSLSLPGVPVTSVHSATSTPIPAVFSGLASIPTATPAPQGSSTPCATPAPSEAFASATAPFAGLPFSATSSIASANNPTPLSSVFAGLPLSLPPNAQGISSPVPSTIANSPATTIPGSLSLPNPILSVLKGFLTSNDTSLINSSALPSAMTSELASLSALANQSSDPPTSSVNKCYTSSSTPTPQRSSTPGLAIFPGLPSPSVANSSSTPPTLPAQSPLTTSPSIMPVNCGSSASLLHGTSPTNPDQQLSSAPAATSIPVLVKTEPMSPTLSAFKGPSHSAGPSHGTIGLSALGRAYTSAASVPVSLPSSLNPALSGLSSLSAPLNNSSSLASISLAPHGSSASIAPVFNGLPPFTSLTSNFAFTGNPALTPPVTLPGSLLATPSTTASAVSAPHVSSTAAVLSGLAASATVSAPPFSLNLSSAVPSLFSVAQGPLGSSNPSFPGFPVSNTPSVTPALPSFPGLQASSAVAAVAPLPAAATAPSPAPVLPGFASAFSSNFNSALVAQAGLTSGLQTPGNAVFPGLLSLPGIPGFPQSATQSSLQELQHSAAAQSALLQAHSASALENYTAQPEGFANYPSTPGTPFSLQTSLPQSGWQ from the exons ATGATATCATCCTGTGGCATGATTCCTGGCAACCCTTATCCCAAGGGCAAACCAAGCCGCATAAATGGAATTTTCCCA ggAACCCCTATCAAAAAGGACACAGAAGAATGTACTAATGAAGGAAAGGGAATAGCAGCCCGTATACTTGGACCATCCAAACCA GCTCCATCAACCTACAATCCACACAAACCAGTTCCAtaccccatcccaccatgtcGGCCACATGCAACTATTGCACCAA GTGCTTACAACAATGCTGGCTTAGTTCCAATGGCTAATGTCATAGCTCCAGGCTTAGCAGCTCCTCCGCCATACACTGCTAATCAAGTGGTATCAG AAAATGAGGACCTTTCCAGCCAGGCAAAACCTTCCCAAAATCAAG ctttttctgCACAAGCGAATCAGCTCTTTACTCCTCATGGTTCTAATCCTTCAACACCTGCTGCTACTCCAGTCCCTACCCCATCACCTGTCAAGGCAATAAGCCATCCATTAGCACCTGCAACTCCACTCATATCTGGGATGAACATGTCTACCCCTGTCCTTCCTGTTTTCCCAGGACAGGTCTCCTCTTCCATCCATACATCTCAGCCATCCACCCCAACCCCTACTGTCATCAAATCCCTTTCATTGCCTGGTGTTCCTGTCACATCTGTTCACAGTGCAACCTCTACCCCTATCCCTGCAGTTTTTTCTGGGCTGGCTTCTATACCCACTGCTACGCCAGCTCCGCAAGGTTCTTCCACGCCATGTGCCACACCTGCACCTAGTGAAGCTTTCGCATCTGCTACTGCACCATTTGCTGGCCTCCCGTTCTCTGCAACCTCTTCAATTGCTTCCGCTAATAATCCCACTCCATTGTCATCAGTTTTCGCTGGCCTCCCTTTGTCCTTGCCTCCCAACGCCCAAGGGATTTCTAGTCCTGTTCCATCTACAATTGCTAATTCTCCTGCCACTACCATTCCTGGTTCGCTTAGCTTACCTAACCCAATTTTGTCTGTCTTAAAGGGATTTCTGACATCAAATGACACTTCATTAATCAATTCATCTGCTTTACCTTCTGCTATGACAAGTGAGCTTGCTTCTTTATCTGCTCTTGCTAATCAAAGCTCTGACCCTCCCACTTCCTCTGTCAACAAATGTTATACTTCATcatccacccccaccccacagcgTTCCTCCACACCTGGGCTGGCCATTTTTCCAGGTCTTCCATCCCCATCTGTGGCCAATTCTAGTTCCACTCCTCCAACATTGCCTGCACAGTCACCTTTAACCACTTCACCATCAATTATGCCAGTCAACTGTGGCTCATCAGCCTCCCTCTTGCATGGCACAAGCCCTACTAATCCTGATCAGCAGCTCTCATCAGCCCCAGCTGCCACAAGTATCCCAGTTCTGGTCAAAACAGAACCCATGAGTCCTACCCTCTCGGCCTTCAAAGGTCCTTCTCATTCAGCTGGCCCTTCTCATGGCACTATAGGACTGTCGGCGCTTGGGCGTGCATACACCTCAGCAGCTTCAGTGCCAGTCAGTTTACCCAGTTCCCTGAATCCAGCGCTATCAGGTCTCTCCTCTTTGAGTGCTCCTCTAAACAATTCCAGTTCTCTGGCCTCCATTTCCCTCGCCCCACATGGCTCCTCTGCTTCCATTGCCCCTGTGTTCAATGGACTTCCTCCTTTTACATCTCTAACCAGTAACTTTGCTTTTACTGGTAATCCAGCACTTACGCCACCTGTCACTCTCCCAGGGTCTTTGTTAGCTACTCCGTCTACAACCGCTTCAGCCGTGTCTGCCCCTCATGTGAGTTCCACCGCCGCCGTACTCTCAGGACTCGCCGCCTCAGCAACAGTCTCTGCTCCACCCTTCTCGCTTAACTTGTCCAGTGctgtcccttcccttttttctgttgCCCAGGGACCTCTGGGATCATCAAACCCATCCTTCCCTGGTTTTCCTGTCTCTAACACACCCTCTGTCActcctgctctcccttctttccctgGCCTCCAGGCATCTTCTGCAGTAGCAGCAGTTGCACCGTTGCCGGCAGCTGCCACAGCCCCATCTCCGGCTCCGGTCCTGCCAGGGTTTGCCTCGGCCTTTAGCTCAAACTTCAACTCTGCACTTGTTGCACAGGCTGG CTTGACTTCTGGACTACAGACACCGGGAAATGCAGTTTTTCCTGGTCTTTTATCTCTCCCTGGTATCCCTGGCTTTCCCCAAAGTGCCACACAGTCTTCCTTACAGGAATTGCAGCATAGTGCGGCTGCACAGTCAGCACTACTACAG gcacattctgcttctgctctggagAACTATACAGCTCAGCCTGAAGGTTTTGCTAACTATCCGTCAACACCAGGAACACCATTTTCATTGCAGACAAGTCTGCCCCAGAGTGGATGGCAATAA
- the STOML3 gene encoding stomatin-like protein 3 — translation MGPQRETPKKNNTEHLIADRREGIGVCGWILISLSFLLVLITFPISIWACIKVIREYERAVVFRLGRILSKKAKGPGLILILPCTDTFIKVDLRTVTCNIPPQEILTKDAVTTQVDGVVYYRIHSAVSAVANITDVHSATFLLAQTTLRNVLGTQSLAQLLAGREEIAHSIQAILESATEQWGIKVARVEIKDVRIPVAMQRAMAAKAEAAREARAKIVAAEGEMNASKALKQASMVLAESPAGLQLRYLQTLTTLAAENNSTIVFPLPINMLESFGQKNRGG, via the exons ATGGGTCCCCAGAGAGAGACgcccaagaaaaacaacacagagcATCTAATTG ctGACAGGCGGGAAGGAATTGGTGTGTGTGGCTGGATcctgatttctctttctttcctcctggtGCTTATTACATTTCCTATTTCCATCTGGGCATGTATCAAG gTTATCAGAGAATATGAACGTGCTGTTGTATTTCGGCTGGGACGTATACTGTCTAAGAAAGCAAAGGGACCAG gtttgaTCCTCATACTTCCATGTACAGATACATTTATCAAGGTTGATCTTAGAACTGTTACCTGTAACATTCCTCCACAAGAG ATTCTCACAAAAGATGCCGTTACTACCCAAGTTGATGGGGTGGTGTATTACAGGATCCACAGCGCTGTCAGCGCTGTTGCTAACATCACTGATGTCCATTCGGCTACCTTCCTCTTGGCACAGACAACCCTGAGAAATGTTCTGGGTACACAGAGCTTGGCTCAGCTCCTGGCAGGTCGTGAGGAGATCGCGCACAGTATTCAG GCTATCCTTGAGAGTGCCACGGAGCAGTGGGGAATCAAAGTGGCCCGAGTGGAGATCAAAGATGTGAGGATTCCTGTGGCCATGCAGAGGGCAATGGCAGCCAAAGCAGAGGCTGCTCGAGAAGCAAGAGCTAAG attGTGGCAGCAGAGGGAGAAATGAATGCTTCTAAAGCCCTCAAGCAGGCCTCCATGGTGCTGGCTGAGTCTCCGGCAGGTCTTCAGCTGCGCTACCTGCAAACGTTAACAACCTTGGCAGCAGAGAATAATTCCACCATTGTCTTCCCTCTCCCTATAAATATGCTTGAGAGTTTCGGGCAGAAAAATAGAGGGGGATAG